One part of the Prosthecobacter vanneervenii genome encodes these proteins:
- a CDS encoding inorganic phosphate transporter: MLFLITLAVIVVAYANGANANFKGVASLFGSGTTSYRTAVHWATITTFAGCVAAMYWTGGLLKTFTGKGLVPEALIAQPLFLLAVAAGAGVSGFLATWLGFPVSTTHLLTGALLGAGWIAGDVNVVTLWESFLKPLLISPLLALAGGMLVYGILKPLRLAPDHRTRTLDALHILSAGAVSFARGLNDTPKMAALLLGVGWLNGSAGMILVAVAMAAGGLISAGRVADTLAHKITDMNPGQGFAANLATALLVTTASISGLPVSTTHVSVGALLGIGIITRQAKWRTVIPVLAAWVITLPCAALMAGLLFAIGRLFV, encoded by the coding sequence ATGCTTTTCCTCATCACCCTCGCCGTCATCGTCGTGGCTTACGCCAACGGGGCCAACGCCAACTTCAAAGGCGTGGCTTCCCTCTTCGGCAGCGGTACGACGAGCTATCGCACGGCGGTGCACTGGGCTACCATCACCACCTTCGCAGGCTGCGTGGCTGCCATGTACTGGACCGGTGGCTTGCTCAAGACCTTTACGGGCAAGGGACTCGTGCCCGAGGCGCTCATCGCGCAGCCATTGTTCCTCCTGGCTGTGGCGGCTGGTGCAGGGGTGTCGGGCTTCCTCGCTACTTGGCTCGGCTTTCCAGTCTCCACCACGCACCTGCTCACAGGCGCTCTGCTCGGCGCGGGCTGGATCGCAGGTGACGTGAATGTGGTCACGCTCTGGGAAAGCTTCCTCAAGCCCTTGCTCATAAGTCCGCTGCTTGCCTTGGCCGGAGGCATGCTGGTATATGGAATCTTGAAGCCCCTGCGGCTTGCGCCAGATCACCGCACACGCACGCTGGATGCTCTGCATATCCTCAGCGCGGGGGCCGTGTCGTTCGCACGTGGGCTGAATGACACGCCCAAAATGGCTGCGCTGCTTCTCGGTGTGGGCTGGCTGAACGGCAGCGCGGGCATGATCCTTGTCGCTGTGGCCATGGCGGCAGGCGGGCTCATCAGCGCCGGACGCGTGGCTGACACGCTGGCTCACAAGATCACCGATATGAACCCCGGCCAGGGCTTCGCGGCCAATCTCGCCACCGCTCTTCTCGTCACCACCGCAAGTATCAGCGGCCTCCCCGTTTCCACCACGCACGTCTCTGTCGGTGCGCTGCTTGGCATCGGCATCATTACGCGGCAGGCCAAATGGCGCACTGTCATCCCGGTGCTTGCGGCTTGGGTCATCACGCTGCCCTGCGCGGCTCTCATGGCGGGCCTCTTGTTCGCGATCGGCCGCCTCTTTGTCTGA